The following proteins are co-located in the Fructilactobacillus carniphilus genome:
- a CDS encoding DUF2922 domain-containing protein, with product MKILELVFNTEQRKVRTLQLNYADQNLEAAQVEALMKRIVDLEMFKKDGVNLYATPVAARYAENNKYPLFGTIKPAA from the coding sequence ATGAAAATTTTAGAATTAGTTTTTAATACAGAACAACGTAAAGTTCGAACCTTACAGTTGAACTACGCGGACCAAAATCTTGAAGCGGCTCAGGTGGAGGCCTTGATGAAACGGATTGTAGATCTGGAAATGTTTAAAAAAGATGGCGTGAATCTGTATGCGACACCAGTCGCGGCGCGCTATGCGGAAAACAATAAGTACCCGCTTTTTGGGACGATTAAACCAGCTGCTTAA
- a CDS encoding MazG-like family protein, whose protein sequence is MDINRHQDWLINFYKQRDWYDYSPIIRMNFLNEETGELSRAIRAYEIGRDHPGEAAESDEQRLADIKEEMADVLDQVLILSDHYNLSVADLLEQSETKLKQRFNL, encoded by the coding sequence ATGGACATTAATCGTCATCAAGATTGGTTAATTAATTTCTACAAACAGCGAGATTGGTATGATTATTCTCCAATTATTAGAATGAATTTTCTAAACGAAGAAACCGGTGAATTGAGTAGAGCAATCAGGGCCTACGAGATTGGCCGAGATCATCCTGGCGAAGCAGCTGAAAGTGATGAGCAACGGCTAGCTGACATTAAAGAAGAAATGGCAGATGTTTTGGATCAAGTCCTGATTTTAAGTGATCATTATAATCTTAGCGTTGCTGATTTATTGGAACAAAGTGAAACCAAGCTAAAACAAAGGTTTAATCTGTAA